The Hyphomicrobiales bacterium genome has a window encoding:
- the yhdZ gene encoding putative ABC transporter ATP-binding subunit YhdZ (Evidence 3 : Putative function from multiple computational evidences): MTEQAAKQEASMITMQGVNKWYGEFQALTDISLTVRKGERIVLCGPSGSGKSTLIRCINHLETYQKGEIRVGGTRLGDDAKTIDAVRREVGMVFQHFNLFPHMTVLQNCMLAPMRSLGVSKAEAEATARKLLGRVKILEQAEKYPAQLSGGQQQRVAIARALCMKPKVMLFDEPTSALDPEMVKEVLDTMIALADEGMTMICVTHEMGFARQVANRVIFMANGAIVEEAPPEEFFHNPRHERTRKFLGEILHKH; encoded by the coding sequence ATGACCGAACAAGCCGCCAAACAGGAAGCGTCGATGATCACGATGCAAGGCGTAAACAAGTGGTATGGCGAGTTCCAGGCCCTGACCGATATCAGCCTCACGGTCCGCAAGGGCGAGCGCATCGTGCTGTGCGGCCCGTCGGGCTCCGGCAAATCGACGCTGATCCGCTGCATCAACCATCTGGAGACCTACCAGAAGGGCGAGATCCGGGTCGGCGGCACCAGGCTGGGAGATGACGCGAAGACCATCGACGCGGTGCGCCGCGAGGTCGGCATGGTCTTCCAGCACTTCAACCTGTTCCCGCATATGACGGTCCTGCAGAACTGCATGCTGGCGCCGATGCGTTCGCTTGGCGTGAGCAAGGCGGAGGCCGAGGCCACCGCCCGCAAGCTGCTCGGCCGGGTCAAGATCCTGGAGCAGGCGGAGAAATATCCTGCCCAGCTCTCCGGTGGCCAGCAGCAGCGTGTCGCGATCGCACGCGCGCTCTGCATGAAGCCGAAGGTGATGCTGTTCGACGAGCCGACCTCGGCGCTCGACCCCGAGATGGTCAAGGAGGTGCTCGACACCATGATCGCGCTCGCCGACGAGGGCATGACCATGATCTGCGTCACCCATGAGATGGGCTTCGCCCGGCAGGTGGCGAACCGCGTCATCTTCATGGCCAATGGCGCCATCGTCGAGGAAGCGCCGCCCGAGGAGTTCTTCCACAATCCCCGCCACGAGCGGACCCGGAAGTTCCTCGGCGAAATCCTCCACAAGCACTGA
- a CDS encoding hypothetical protein (Evidence 5 : Unknown function), with protein MLIDASRKYLVSFPSEARALAGDELQSHPPLTVVSAPLFDIPTGETRGQPAPAAVAGVLPGAGCRFVFTRVRHPARGIGTTFGS; from the coding sequence ATGCTCATTGACGCCTCACGAAAGTACCTTGTTTCCTTTCCGAGCGAGGCGAGGGCGCTCGCTGGCGACGAGCTCCAGTCGCACCCGCCGCTTACGGTCGTTTCCGCCCCCCTGTTCGACATTCCAACCGGAGAGACGCGCGGTCAGCCGGCGCCAGCAGCGGTAGCCGGCGTCTTGCCAGGAGCCGGATGCCGGTTTGTATTCACACGCGTTCGGCATCCAGCCAGAGGTATCGGCACAACATTCGGCTCTTGA
- a CDS encoding TRAP-type C4-dicarboxylate transport system substrate-binding protein — protein MDKARANAAASRPHKKRRLAGRLAALMLALANCGAFAQARSDETVKLQIIGGLAGVTQYLKIEEPFWQSEIRALSAGRISATIRPLDAGGLRNQEMLQLMRLGVVSFGTALLSVVAGEEPELSAVDLPALNPDVATLRRTVGVFRNHMQTVLRTRYDIELLGIYAYPAQVLFCTRPFKGLDDLAGRKIRTSSVGQSELMAAIGAVPVILPFAEILTALRDGVADCAITGTLSGYEIGLPHVTTSVHTFALGWGVSIFAANTAYWDTLPEDARGIIRRGVSQLETRIWSQAEADTQRGLACNAGAVACSGPPERPMTIVPASPADEARRRQLLAEVVLPRWFERCGQDCVSSWNTYLEPLHAIRGKAP, from the coding sequence ATGGATAAGGCCCGCGCAAATGCGGCAGCGTCTCGGCCGCACAAGAAGCGACGCCTGGCGGGTCGGCTCGCGGCCCTGATGCTCGCCCTTGCGAATTGCGGGGCCTTTGCCCAGGCACGCTCGGACGAAACGGTCAAATTGCAGATCATCGGCGGGCTCGCCGGCGTTACCCAGTACCTGAAAATCGAGGAGCCCTTCTGGCAGTCGGAGATCCGGGCGCTTTCCGCAGGGCGGATCAGCGCGACGATCCGGCCGTTGGATGCCGGTGGGCTGCGCAATCAGGAAATGCTCCAGCTCATGCGGCTCGGCGTGGTGTCGTTCGGCACCGCGCTGCTGAGTGTCGTCGCCGGGGAGGAGCCGGAACTGAGTGCCGTCGACCTGCCGGCCCTGAATCCGGACGTGGCCACGTTGCGTCGCACCGTGGGCGTTTTTCGGAACCATATGCAGACCGTGTTGCGCACTCGCTATGACATCGAACTGCTGGGGATCTACGCCTATCCGGCTCAGGTTCTGTTCTGCACCAGGCCCTTCAAGGGACTCGATGATCTCGCCGGCCGGAAGATACGCACCTCTTCGGTCGGACAGTCGGAACTGATGGCCGCCATCGGCGCGGTGCCGGTGATCCTGCCCTTTGCGGAAATCCTGACCGCCCTGCGCGACGGTGTCGCCGATTGCGCCATCACCGGAACGCTGAGCGGCTATGAGATCGGCCTGCCCCATGTCACCACCTCCGTCCATACCTTTGCATTGGGGTGGGGGGTTTCGATCTTTGCGGCAAACACCGCCTATTGGGATACGCTGCCGGAGGACGCGCGCGGGATCATCCGGCGCGGCGTAAGCCAGCTCGAAACGAGGATCTGGTCGCAGGCGGAGGCCGATACGCAGCGCGGATTGGCTTGCAACGCCGGCGCGGTCGCGTGCTCGGGCCCACCCGAGCGGCCCATGACCATCGTGCCGGCCTCGCCTGCCGATGAGGCACGACGCCGGCAGCTTCTCGCCGAGGTCGTCTTGCCGCGCTGGTTTGAGCGTTGCGGGCAGGATTGCGTATCGTCCTGGAACACCTATCTCGAGCCGCTCCACGCCATCCGGGGCAAGGCACCATGA
- a CDS encoding Diguanylate cyclase (GGDEF) domain-containing protein, with the protein MLNRLKLMVVAGMAVILAAAAVGGSHLVRQREQAAWRAAEQSLESSAVAVENAFDRQLLQVDGALASFATLFDLAQIDPRQREPASRLLRGLNFQTMAFRDLLLIGPDGSIMASARSSRSRQRLPFDVAVLGHAPTNLIGPLRNAATGDWSLYVARKIPGWQGIVPVAEVPLHTLMRLLAETGVDPGTRIFLERANGQLVAALPHDELLIGKSRASALPEQAANGRAFLVEASTGEAATLNVVRSSLYGDIRVVLSAATATLLADWRKDRGRTILAAAIAALLLSAFAGAILLAIRQREHVDTERARAAAVLDNAIEAMSDGFVMWDEADRLVTCNQRYRDLYVVSAPFMKAGAHFEEIIRKGVELGQYPQATGDPEEFVRDITAWHRQGSGSIERLLPDGRWLLITERRMTDGGIVGIRTDITALKGALADLAAANARANEAMAEARQQNTALIEQESRIRFLALHDDLTGLQNRFAFRGQIAQALLRPRAHMSVALLFLDLDHFKDVNDTLGHPVGDLLLLSVAERLAGCVQDAGCVARLGGDEFAVLSLDQEQPRQAQVLAARIIEVLSQPYLIQERTIAISASVGIAIAEAPDFDADLLLKQADLALYQAKAQGRGVCCVFTAEMDEKLRARLGMEADLRRAIEEQQFELSYQPIYDLRSSKLCGFETLLRWRHPKRGLVGPAEFIPLAEETRLIVEIGRHVLRQACTNAAQLPGDLRIAVNLSPVQLIFGDPIATVRDILNETGLDPARLELEITETALLANDNRNLGTLRGLKDLGVRIVLDDFGTGYSSLSHLRLFPLDKVKIDRSFVRDMTVRPDSAAIVAAIAALAAELGMATTAEGIERLDQLDAVHRAGCTEAQGYLMGRPQPILQAVHTTLFRRSHRNRGGRRRAPSVGSSDGS; encoded by the coding sequence ATGCTCAATCGCCTTAAGCTCATGGTCGTGGCGGGAATGGCGGTTATCCTGGCGGCAGCGGCCGTCGGAGGAAGCCATCTCGTTCGCCAGAGGGAACAGGCGGCCTGGCGTGCCGCGGAGCAGTCTCTCGAATCCTCTGCGGTCGCGGTCGAGAACGCTTTCGACCGACAGCTTCTGCAAGTCGACGGCGCGCTGGCGAGTTTCGCGACCCTGTTCGATCTCGCGCAGATCGATCCGCGGCAGAGAGAGCCTGCCAGCCGCCTGCTTCGTGGCCTCAACTTCCAGACGATGGCCTTTCGCGACCTGCTGCTCATCGGACCGGATGGGAGCATCATGGCGTCCGCCCGATCAAGCCGCTCCCGCCAACGGCTGCCGTTCGACGTCGCCGTGCTCGGGCACGCCCCGACGAATCTGATCGGCCCGCTTCGCAACGCCGCGACCGGAGATTGGTCGCTCTACGTCGCGCGCAAGATTCCCGGCTGGCAGGGCATCGTTCCTGTCGCAGAGGTTCCCTTGCATACCCTGATGAGATTGCTGGCGGAAACCGGCGTCGACCCCGGCACGCGAATCTTCCTCGAACGCGCCAACGGGCAGCTCGTCGCAGCGTTGCCGCATGATGAATTGTTGATCGGCAAGTCCCGCGCTTCTGCTCTGCCGGAGCAGGCGGCGAACGGCAGAGCCTTCCTGGTCGAGGCAAGCACAGGCGAAGCCGCCACCCTGAACGTCGTGCGCTCCTCGCTCTATGGCGACATCCGTGTCGTTCTGTCGGCAGCGACTGCGACGCTCCTTGCCGATTGGCGCAAGGATCGCGGCCGGACGATACTGGCTGCCGCAATCGCCGCCCTGCTTCTCTCGGCCTTCGCGGGAGCGATCCTGCTCGCCATTCGTCAGCGAGAGCATGTGGACACCGAGCGAGCACGAGCCGCAGCCGTCCTCGACAATGCGATCGAGGCTATGTCCGACGGCTTCGTGATGTGGGACGAGGCCGACCGCCTGGTGACATGCAACCAGCGCTATCGCGACCTCTATGTCGTCAGCGCGCCTTTCATGAAGGCGGGCGCGCATTTCGAGGAAATCATCCGCAAAGGCGTCGAGCTGGGCCAATATCCTCAGGCGACCGGGGATCCCGAGGAGTTCGTGAGGGATATCACCGCCTGGCATCGGCAGGGCAGCGGATCGATCGAGCGTCTGCTGCCGGACGGCCGCTGGCTTCTCATCACGGAGAGGCGAATGACGGATGGCGGGATCGTCGGAATCCGGACCGACATCACCGCGCTGAAGGGCGCGCTCGCCGATCTGGCGGCCGCCAACGCACGCGCGAACGAGGCCATGGCGGAGGCGCGACAGCAGAATACGGCCCTGATCGAACAGGAAAGCCGCATCCGTTTCCTGGCGCTCCATGACGATTTGACGGGCTTGCAGAACCGCTTCGCCTTCCGGGGCCAGATCGCACAAGCGCTGCTGCGGCCCCGCGCTCATATGTCGGTCGCCCTTCTCTTCCTCGACCTGGATCACTTCAAGGACGTCAACGACACGCTCGGGCACCCCGTCGGCGATCTGCTGCTCCTGTCCGTTGCCGAGCGCCTGGCAGGCTGCGTCCAGGATGCGGGATGCGTCGCTCGCCTCGGCGGGGACGAGTTCGCGGTTCTCAGTCTCGATCAGGAGCAGCCACGGCAGGCGCAGGTGCTGGCAGCCCGCATCATCGAGGTGCTCAGCCAGCCCTATCTCATTCAGGAGCGGACGATCGCCATCTCGGCGAGCGTCGGCATCGCCATTGCCGAGGCTCCCGATTTCGATGCGGACCTCCTGCTGAAGCAGGCCGATCTCGCGCTCTATCAGGCCAAGGCCCAGGGGCGTGGGGTTTGCTGCGTGTTCACGGCCGAGATGGACGAGAAGCTGCGCGCACGCCTCGGCATGGAAGCGGATCTGCGCAGGGCCATCGAGGAGCAGCAATTCGAGCTGTCCTACCAGCCGATCTACGATCTGAGGTCGAGCAAACTATGCGGCTTCGAGACTTTGCTGCGCTGGCGTCATCCGAAGCGGGGGCTGGTCGGGCCTGCCGAATTCATCCCGCTGGCGGAGGAAACACGGCTCATCGTCGAGATCGGCCGGCATGTCCTTCGCCAAGCCTGCACCAACGCAGCCCAGTTGCCGGGCGATCTGCGGATCGCCGTCAACCTGTCCCCGGTGCAGTTGATCTTCGGAGATCCGATCGCAACTGTGCGCGACATCCTGAACGAAACCGGGCTCGATCCGGCCAGGCTGGAACTCGAGATCACCGAGACAGCGCTGCTGGCCAATGACAATCGGAACCTTGGGACGCTGCGCGGCCTCAAGGATCTCGGGGTTCGCATCGTGCTCGACGACTTCGGTACGGGCTATTCCAGCCTGAGCCATCTACGCCTCTTCCCGCTCGACAAGGTCAAGATAGACCGCTCGTTCGTGCGCGACATGACGGTCCGCCCAGACAGTGCCGCCATCGTGGCGGCCATTGCGGCGCTGGCTGCCGAACTCGGCATGGCGACCACCGCGGAAGGCATCGAAAGGCTCGACCAGCTCGATGCCGTTCATCGGGCGGGTTGTACGGAAGCTCAAGGGTACTTGATGGGAAGGCCGCAGCCGATCCTGCAGGCCGTTCACACGACGCTCTTCAGACGGTCTCATCGGAACCGCGGCGGCCGGCGACGAGCGCCGTCTGTCGGCTCGTCGGATGGATCGTGA
- a CDS encoding hypothetical protein (Evidence 5 : Unknown function) — protein MHLYAGVSIVDATSLIVYVAATAFGLTGAETPDEIEARPGVMDKLEALRRRAGVLLGLGATPEAVGLQTPRIAMVAAPASFKALDGETRVKRRRSPRHRPPLPVDLTSFGCVLNRASGEILAERGASRRKSTCARPCWSLHDPSDEPTDGARRRPPRFR, from the coding sequence TTGCACCTCTATGCCGGGGTCTCGATCGTCGATGCCACCTCGCTCATCGTCTATGTAGCGGCCACGGCCTTCGGCCTGACGGGAGCGGAAACACCGGACGAGATCGAGGCCAGACCCGGCGTCATGGACAAGCTGGAAGCCTTGCGCCGCCGGGCTGGTGTCCTGCTCGGTCTCGGAGCGACCCCGGAAGCAGTTGGCCTTCAGACGCCGCGCATCGCGATGGTCGCCGCTCCGGCGTCGTTCAAGGCACTCGATGGAGAAACCCGCGTGAAGCGAAGGCGCAGCCCCCGTCACCGCCCGCCGCTCCCGGTCGATCTGACGTCCTTCGGTTGCGTCTTGAATCGCGCGTCCGGCGAAATCCTTGCCGAACGGGGCGCTTCTCGGCGGAAATCAACATGCGCCCGGCCCTGCTGGTCGCTTCACGATCCATCCGACGAGCCGACAGACGGCGCTCGTCGCCGGCCGCCGCGGTTCCGATGA
- a CDS encoding Methyl-accepting transducer domain-containing protein yields MRETIGKRARLAAWSGLVAAAIMAGTAGFALWQGRQTAVDVSRQQLSTLAALLSEQTHQTLATADLELRGWSEAASGADIASPEDFRAKFGTRQHFDALIERSRTIPQIAAVTIVDIQGEVVNSTRSFPPPPASLKDRGSFLVRLADPALGLYLAAPASGPSAAGRTMALSRNIRNRNGAVVGLAMVEIETGFLSAFYDKARANALVHIALFRRDGALLASLPNYDDAVARSPAGRSPLFRDLPDAAESSGAMFVGPHIAGPQDSEEGLISVQAVRGYPLQISIAAPGELVFHYWRKRALILGCIVAFFVFLISVLTFWIAKLLRQHGVMLSELAASEKTAADHMQELQIREGREALLRRDAAIKSRVTAFDAQLRSSLDRLGQMIESVASLSESMMAAAQQAREGSERAEAASGRTADHVASVAADAESMSSAGHEIAARVAASVSTAADVIAEADRTDLAIAQLAEATNQIDNVSALISEIASQTNLLALNATIEAARAGQAGRGFSVVASEVKSLSAQTSGATSEIGRQIEAIQMASQRCIEALQSIRGRMLDARTIGQSVSEGIGRQSRSTAQIALTIRAAAHDAQGALSSASAVRQAADLSNTSAADVMALARDLDGEARRIRNQVSEFFGTLDAA; encoded by the coding sequence ATGCGCGAAACCATCGGCAAACGCGCCCGCCTGGCCGCATGGAGCGGCCTGGTCGCAGCCGCCATCATGGCCGGGACTGCCGGCTTTGCGCTTTGGCAGGGGCGGCAGACTGCAGTCGACGTATCACGGCAGCAACTCAGTACACTCGCTGCGCTGCTCTCCGAACAGACCCACCAGACGCTCGCGACTGCAGATCTTGAGTTGCGCGGCTGGTCTGAAGCCGCCAGTGGGGCCGATATCGCTTCGCCGGAGGACTTTCGCGCGAAGTTCGGCACGCGCCAGCATTTCGACGCCTTGATTGAGCGTTCCCGCACTATCCCACAGATCGCAGCGGTGACGATCGTCGACATCCAAGGCGAAGTCGTCAACTCGACACGGTCCTTCCCCCCGCCCCCGGCCAGCCTGAAGGACAGGGGATCCTTCCTGGTCCGTCTGGCTGATCCCGCGCTTGGGCTGTATTTGGCCGCGCCCGCCTCCGGCCCAAGCGCAGCAGGAAGGACGATGGCCCTGTCCCGCAACATCAGGAACAGGAATGGGGCCGTGGTCGGCCTCGCCATGGTCGAAATCGAGACGGGCTTCCTAAGCGCCTTCTACGACAAGGCGCGTGCCAATGCGCTCGTCCATATCGCGCTGTTCCGCCGCGATGGCGCGTTGCTTGCTAGCCTGCCGAACTATGACGACGCCGTCGCCCGCTCGCCCGCCGGCCGTTCTCCCCTGTTCCGCGATCTGCCCGATGCGGCCGAATCCAGTGGCGCCATGTTTGTCGGGCCCCACATCGCCGGCCCTCAAGACAGCGAGGAGGGGCTGATCTCCGTGCAGGCTGTTCGCGGCTACCCACTCCAGATCAGTATCGCGGCGCCTGGAGAGTTGGTCTTTCACTACTGGAGGAAACGCGCGCTGATCCTCGGCTGCATCGTGGCCTTCTTCGTCTTCCTGATCAGCGTCCTGACCTTCTGGATCGCCAAGCTGTTGCGGCAGCACGGCGTCATGCTTTCCGAACTTGCGGCTTCCGAAAAGACAGCCGCCGACCACATGCAGGAACTGCAGATCCGCGAGGGGCGCGAGGCGCTGCTGCGGCGCGACGCTGCCATAAAATCTCGCGTAACGGCCTTCGACGCGCAATTGCGCAGCTCTCTCGACCGGCTCGGCCAGATGATCGAAAGCGTGGCGAGCTTATCGGAGAGCATGATGGCGGCGGCCCAGCAGGCGCGCGAAGGCAGCGAGAGGGCCGAGGCTGCCTCCGGCCGCACCGCCGACCATGTCGCCAGCGTAGCCGCGGATGCTGAGAGCATGTCCAGTGCTGGACACGAGATCGCGGCACGCGTGGCGGCCTCGGTCAGCACTGCCGCTGACGTGATTGCAGAAGCCGACCGGACCGACCTCGCTATTGCGCAACTGGCGGAAGCGACGAACCAGATCGACAACGTCTCGGCGCTGATCAGCGAGATCGCCAGCCAAACCAATCTCTTGGCTCTCAATGCCACGATCGAGGCGGCCCGCGCCGGCCAGGCCGGCCGCGGCTTTTCGGTCGTCGCCTCCGAGGTCAAGTCGTTGTCCGCCCAGACGAGCGGCGCGACCAGCGAGATCGGCCGCCAGATTGAGGCGATCCAGATGGCGAGCCAGCGCTGCATCGAGGCGCTCCAGAGTATCCGGGGCCGTATGCTGGACGCACGGACGATCGGCCAGAGCGTCTCCGAAGGGATAGGCAGGCAGAGCCGCTCGACCGCCCAGATCGCGCTTACCATCCGCGCGGCGGCCCATGATGCACAGGGTGCCCTGTCCAGCGCCAGCGCCGTGCGCCAGGCGGCCGATTTGTCCAACACCAGCGCGGCCGACGTGATGGCGCTGGCGCGCGACCTCGACGGCGAAGCGCGACGTATCAGGAATCAGGTCAGCGAGTTCTTCGGGACACTTGACGCGGCTTAG
- a CDS encoding hypothetical protein (Evidence 5 : Unknown function) — MKRLRTDRIDLLYRHRVDPTVPIEDVAGLVKDMMAEGKVLSWMASTRSSSLSQLPLEAIELGSRRSSDPSGLAGSRHWTKPLSRQGASVGSSLRFRL; from the coding sequence TTGAAGCGTCTGCGGACCGACCGCATCGATCTTCTGTACCGGCATCGCGTCGATCCCACCGTTCCGATCGAGGACGTCGCCGGCCTGGTCAAGGACATGATGGCGGAAGGCAAGGTTCTCAGCTGGATGGCGTCGACGAGATCTTCCTCATTGTCGCAACTGCCATTGGAGGCAATTGAACTGGGAAGCAGACGTTCGTCGGATCCTTCTGGATTAGCTGGATCGCGCCACTGGACTAAGCCGCTCTCGCGGCAGGGCGCTTCGGTTGGGTCATCGCTGAGATTTCGCCTGTGA
- a CDS encoding putative integrase/recombinase y4qK (Evidence 3 : Putative function from multiple computational evidences), which produces MTDAVTVTPLRQRMIEDMTIRRFGEHTQRDYVRQVREFTAFLGLPPDRAEPEDLRRYQLYLASLGASYSRMNQACTALRFFFHVTLGRTGFGDRMARIPTPDRLPVVLDTQEVALLLAHARSLKDRAALSIAYGCGLRVSEIANLKVADIDSARMLIRVEQGKGRKDRYVMLAPDLLDLLRQWWRVKRPRGWLFPGQQPGQPITTRQLNRACHAAAVAAKLDKRVSMHTLRHSFATHLLERKTDIRVIQVLLGHRKLDTTAIYTRVALKTLRKVTSPLSLLAPPPPP; this is translated from the coding sequence ATGACCGATGCCGTCACCGTCACTCCGCTGCGCCAGCGGATGATCGAGGACATGACCATCCGCCGGTTCGGCGAGCATACGCAGCGCGACTATGTCCGGCAGGTCCGCGAGTTCACGGCCTTCCTCGGCCTGCCGCCGGACCGAGCCGAACCGGAGGATCTGCGGCGCTATCAGCTTTACCTGGCTTCGCTCGGCGCCAGCTATTCCCGGATGAACCAAGCCTGCACGGCGCTGCGGTTCTTCTTCCATGTCACGCTGGGCCGGACCGGCTTCGGTGACCGTATGGCGCGGATCCCGACACCTGATCGCCTGCCGGTGGTGCTGGACACGCAGGAGGTGGCGCTGCTGCTCGCGCACGCGCGGAGCCTGAAGGACCGGGCGGCGCTCAGCATCGCCTATGGCTGCGGACTGCGGGTTTCGGAGATCGCCAATCTCAAGGTCGCCGACATCGACAGCGCCCGCATGCTGATCCGGGTCGAGCAGGGCAAGGGCCGCAAGGACCGCTACGTCATGCTCGCGCCCGACCTGCTGGATCTCCTTCGGCAATGGTGGCGCGTGAAGCGGCCGCGCGGCTGGCTCTTCCCCGGCCAGCAGCCGGGACAGCCGATCACGACCCGCCAGCTCAACCGGGCCTGCCACGCGGCGGCCGTTGCGGCCAAGCTGGACAAGCGGGTGTCGATGCACACGCTGCGGCATAGCTTCGCCACGCATCTGCTGGAGCGGAAGACCGACATCCGGGTGATCCAGGTCCTGCTCGGCCACAGAAAGCTCGACACCACCGCCATCTACACCCGTGTCGCACTCAAGACCCTGCGCAAGGTGACGAGCCCGCTCTCCCTGCTGGCGCCGCCGCCTCCGCCATAG
- a CDS encoding transposase, which translates to MARPSLEVADILNRHGEAYLARHRLSRGQLKVIGAIRACRTAAFGGHVMRCGDCDHATIAYNSCRNRHCPRCQGAAAKDWLADRQADLLPVAYYHLVFTLPAPIAAITFQNKAELYGLLFRAAAETLATIAGDPKHLGARIGFTSVLHTWGSAMTHHPHLHIIAPGGGLSPDGARWIACRPGFFLPVRVLSRLFRRLFLEGLAALHAGGRLAFHGDLPHLVEADAFAALLAPLRRADWVVYAKRPFGGPEAVLAYLARYTHRVAIANSRLVGMDRHGVTFRWKDYRARSAGKAWRKTMTLTAHEFIRRFLLHVLPDGFHRIRHYGLLASSRRAGTIARIREIIAAATPAATTADRGAEISAEQSDPVDERRPPCPCCGGRMILVERFAPGTAPRNILAVRIDTS; encoded by the coding sequence ATGGCGCGGCCTTCGCTGGAGGTCGCGGACATCCTGAACCGGCATGGCGAGGCCTATCTCGCGCGCCATCGGCTCAGCCGCGGCCAACTCAAGGTCATCGGTGCGATCCGGGCCTGCCGAACGGCCGCGTTCGGCGGCCATGTCATGCGCTGCGGCGACTGCGATCACGCGACGATCGCCTACAACTCCTGCCGCAACCGGCACTGCCCGCGCTGCCAGGGCGCCGCGGCGAAGGACTGGCTCGCGGACCGGCAAGCCGATCTCCTGCCCGTGGCCTATTACCATCTCGTCTTCACCCTGCCGGCGCCGATCGCGGCGATCACCTTCCAGAACAAGGCCGAGCTCTATGGTCTGCTGTTCAGGGCCGCGGCCGAGACGCTTGCCACCATCGCCGGCGACCCGAAGCATCTCGGCGCGCGCATCGGCTTCACCTCGGTGCTACACACCTGGGGATCGGCGATGACGCACCATCCCCATCTCCACATCATCGCGCCCGGCGGCGGCCTGTCGCCCGACGGCGCGCGCTGGATCGCGTGCCGGCCCGGCTTCTTCCTGCCCGTTCGCGTGCTCTCGCGGCTGTTCCGACGGCTCTTCCTCGAAGGACTCGCTGCCCTGCACGCGGGTGGGCGGCTCGCCTTCCATGGCGATCTTCCCCATCTGGTCGAAGCGGATGCCTTCGCCGCTCTGCTGGCGCCGCTGCGCCGGGCCGACTGGGTCGTCTATGCCAAGCGGCCCTTCGGTGGCCCCGAGGCCGTGCTGGCCTATCTCGCTCGCTACACCCACCGCGTCGCCATTGCCAACAGCCGCCTCGTCGGCATGGACCGGCACGGGGTCACGTTCCGCTGGAAGGATTATCGCGCCCGCTCCGCCGGCAAGGCCTGGCGCAAGACCATGACGCTGACGGCGCACGAGTTCATCCGCCGCTTCCTGCTCCACGTCCTGCCCGACGGCTTCCACCGAATCCGCCATTACGGCCTGCTGGCCTCCAGCCGGCGCGCCGGTACCATCGCCCGCATCAGGGAGATCATCGCGGCGGCGACGCCGGCCGCAACGACGGCAGATCGTGGAGCAGAGATCTCGGCCGAACAATCCGATCCGGTCGATGAGCGGAGGCCTCCTTGCCCCTGCTGCGGCGGTCGCATGATCCTCGTCGAGCGCTTCGCGCCGGGCACAGCGCCGCGCAACATCCTCGCCGTCAGGATCGACACCTCATGA
- a CDS encoding conserved exported hypothetical protein (Evidence 4 : Unknown function but conserved in other organisms) yields MKLPILLATFAASMTLAGTGEVRAVVYCQYVGYPVGCIARPGVVLHPRPVARAAVATPGVGAPGVGVRPGTPMNRGGPVNRAGRR; encoded by the coding sequence ATGAAGCTCCCAATTCTGTTGGCGACCTTTGCCGCCTCGATGACCCTGGCAGGCACCGGAGAAGTCCGGGCGGTGGTCTATTGCCAATATGTCGGCTATCCGGTCGGCTGCATCGCAAGGCCAGGTGTCGTGTTGCATCCACGGCCGGTCGCTCGCGCGGCCGTGGCGACCCCGGGTGTCGGGGCGCCGGGCGTTGGAGTACGCCCCGGAACGCCGATGAATCGCGGTGGCCCGGTCAACCGCGCCGGCCGCCGCTGA
- a CDS encoding STAS/SEC14 domain-containing protein codes for MLQIDLLEDEGIVTLTPHGPLRKADFERLSGIVDPYINAEGSLKGLMVDAASFPGWDGIGALMSHLEFVMGHHSKVERVAIVSDSELLKFAPHVAKHFVAADIRRFPANEKAGALAWLKESSA; via the coding sequence ATGCTCCAGATCGATCTTCTCGAAGACGAGGGAATCGTGACGCTGACGCCTCACGGGCCGCTTAGGAAGGCGGATTTCGAGCGGCTGTCCGGCATCGTCGATCCCTACATCAACGCCGAAGGGTCGCTCAAAGGCCTGATGGTCGATGCAGCTTCCTTCCCAGGCTGGGATGGCATCGGAGCGCTCATGTCCCATCTGGAGTTCGTGATGGGGCACCACAGCAAGGTCGAGCGCGTCGCGATCGTCTCGGACAGTGAACTCCTGAAATTCGCTCCCCATGTCGCGAAGCATTTCGTGGCCGCCGATATCCGTCGATTTCCGGCGAATGAGAAAGCCGGCGCATTGGCCTGGCTGAAGGAAAGCTCGGCCTAG